One stretch of Commensalibacter melissae DNA includes these proteins:
- a CDS encoding autotransporter assembly complex protein TamA produces the protein MSSLWFWFENEKSIQYKGDNRKLGIRDYFIFIVLFILSCFKQGVAADPQYYRVKIYSIGNETIDKVLSNTSNLVTLQKTNAVNAFALAGRIKSDYARFKNAMDSFGYYDAKISIKVGTAAALHNQKNVKLNKREQSDDIFKHEKDIIANGIIDGASTDLPNFIDKVPVQQDVIIIVHIQKGSQYRIGQLEFKNLQKNEIIQLSAKQQREFGLKIGDPAVSADIVAARDKLIKGLQEEGHALAKMGEPVAYLHPDNKTLNVVFDMNMGPVVDIGDIDFKGLKKVNAKYIRRRLLLHAGQLYQPSTIENARMDLSSTGVFSSIDMHVADHVDQSGRIPLTITFKETKRRTVSVEAGYSTDLGGRLGAKWTHHNIFGNAEQLKLAAIATGIAGTAQRGLGYDVYADFTKPDFGHRNQDFNARIEAVKQKLYSYNQTAFLAKVGMTRKFGKRWSMSAYLGGIQEHIIQRGERNNYTMINLPLGAAYDGTDLVNPMMSPDHGMKASVSITPTESFGDKTIFFAIMQGTASTYFDLTHLGLTKPGRSIFAFRGNIGSIQGASRMNLPPDQRLYAGGTSTVRGFRFQGVGPQFKGSKYAKGGKAMDTGTAEFRQRILGQFGAQAFIDAGQVSSDSMPFEGKVQVGVGGGFRYYTPMGPIRLDIAVPVKRPYRGDRFEVYIGLGETF, from the coding sequence TTGTCATCTTTGTGGTTTTGGTTTGAAAACGAAAAATCCATACAATATAAAGGTGATAATAGAAAATTAGGCATTCGTGATTATTTCATATTCATAGTGTTATTTATTTTGAGCTGTTTTAAGCAGGGAGTGGCTGCAGATCCTCAATATTATAGAGTGAAAATATATTCAATAGGAAATGAGACAATTGATAAAGTTTTGTCAAACACATCCAATTTAGTTACTTTACAAAAAACAAATGCTGTAAATGCGTTTGCGTTGGCTGGTCGAATTAAAAGTGATTATGCCCGTTTTAAAAATGCTATGGACAGTTTCGGATATTATGATGCGAAAATCAGTATCAAGGTTGGAACTGCGGCTGCGTTACATAATCAAAAAAATGTAAAATTGAATAAAAGAGAGCAATCCGATGATATATTCAAACATGAAAAAGATATCATTGCCAATGGAATAATTGATGGTGCAAGTACGGATTTACCAAATTTTATTGATAAAGTGCCTGTCCAGCAGGATGTTATCATTATTGTTCATATCCAAAAGGGATCCCAATATCGCATAGGTCAGTTAGAGTTCAAGAACTTACAAAAAAATGAAATCATCCAGTTATCAGCTAAGCAGCAAAGGGAATTCGGATTGAAAATTGGTGATCCTGCCGTTTCCGCTGATATCGTTGCCGCTCGGGACAAACTGATCAAGGGGTTGCAGGAAGAGGGACATGCCTTGGCTAAAATGGGAGAGCCCGTTGCCTATCTGCATCCAGACAATAAAACCTTGAATGTTGTTTTTGATATGAATATGGGTCCTGTAGTGGACATAGGTGATATCGATTTCAAAGGTTTGAAAAAGGTCAACGCGAAATATATTCGTCGCCGATTGTTATTGCATGCTGGACAGTTATATCAACCCTCAACTATTGAAAACGCACGCATGGATCTTTCTTCAACTGGTGTTTTTTCGAGTATTGATATGCACGTTGCAGATCATGTTGATCAATCGGGTCGAATACCATTAACCATAACCTTTAAAGAGACTAAACGAAGAACCGTAAGTGTTGAAGCGGGATATTCGACGGATCTTGGGGGAAGGTTAGGTGCAAAATGGACGCATCATAATATATTTGGTAATGCCGAACAGTTAAAATTGGCAGCCATAGCGACGGGTATAGCAGGAACAGCCCAACGGGGACTGGGATATGATGTGTATGCGGATTTTACCAAACCTGATTTTGGACATCGTAACCAGGATTTTAATGCACGTATTGAAGCTGTAAAACAGAAGCTGTACTCGTATAATCAAACAGCGTTTCTTGCAAAGGTTGGAATGACAAGAAAATTTGGTAAACGCTGGAGCATGTCAGCTTATTTGGGTGGAATACAAGAACATATTATTCAGCGAGGTGAAAGAAACAATTATACCATGATCAACCTTCCACTGGGTGCGGCATATGATGGAACAGACTTGGTCAATCCAATGATGTCTCCAGATCACGGAATGAAAGCGTCTGTATCTATAACGCCGACGGAATCTTTTGGAGACAAGACTATATTTTTTGCAATCATGCAAGGAACAGCCTCTACCTATTTTGATTTAACGCATCTGGGATTAACGAAACCTGGTCGTTCAATTTTTGCATTTCGTGGAAACATTGGCAGTATTCAAGGGGCCTCACGAATGAATCTTCCCCCTGACCAACGTTTGTACGCAGGAGGTACTTCAACTGTAAGAGGATTCCGTTTCCAGGGTGTCGGTCCTCAATTTAAGGGGAGTAAATATGCAAAAGGGGGAAAGGCAATGGATACGGGAACGGCTGAATTCCGGCAAAGAATACTTGGACAATTTGGTGCCCAAGCCTTTATTGATGCCGGTCAGGTCAGCAGTGACAGTATGCCTTTTGAGGGGAAGGTTCAGGTAGGTGTTGGTGGTGGATTTCGATATTATACGCCCATGGGGCCCATACGTTTAGATATCGCAGTACCCGTTAAGCGACCATATCGAGGAGATCGGTTCGAAGTTTATATAGGTTTGGGGGAAACTTTTTAA
- a CDS encoding translocation/assembly module TamB domain-containing protein yields MSQSSKEPEKKQSIDKVPRNIKVRKVKYSIIKSILWFLASILILLVAMVFALFIYLNTQSGKEFLSDKIDVWTDHSINVKGIHGNFPNHLIVEEITLKKLPSTDKPWLILKKVKLDWSFFELLYKKLFIQSLLAEEIDIEDLPKSTQSPDASYSTSSDLSFLWLFASINHLQINKLHLAQTIFSKTLDLKVNGKLSTSNILFFLDEFKLNALPDTNLELDGEELNKSTNLSLKLTVKNHQVSKGQLTFLAKSNPDGILERLLKSDQLTPLSFNLSLDGPFDSLNTKMELKSNQTYLRENGHIDLNHSKMNVDLSGHSPAVTLNPQIHWDGWDLDARLTGLLTKPIGQGKFKLVNLAAGKTFLNNLIVSFSGEQNDDLQAINSRQIDRAHIHLIAEGLRVPGKHPMMFAKVPIIADAVYGINEPEQSIDFRVQHDLVKAVGHIFFYPVLKGSIDLALPHLSDIAELTGVRLGGQSVFNLAFTMPEHADNPIVFDLDGPIQVNQGLPAMVNMVGSKGHLGIHARIFHKEKPDIYLDNLTISGQNLSIQGNGHLLDQQVRAVVNLNIDNLMALSPLLTGQGKAVLKADGSLEDLGLRFEMATKFQTSSKRDYAIAPSDLKMKAELNHLFALPTLLVSLNGNLDRSPIEMELLASQKKNTDNYYFNLRKLNWRSLNGLADFSISGKNIIPNGNLDIKITRLADFKKLVRQNIEGNLALQIHSSPHTNQKLFVNASSKVNMPNYRFNNLLLTGYIDYPLDKPLINLKAQISDFQLPQAKGNIQLSANGFIDNLKVVANADFPSLMKSKGAFDTALLLDLKKKNVFLQKLNALAKGENIHLTAPAKVDFGEKVAIDHFRLTLAPPNAPLAIIDLAGVIMPALNLNASIQNVTPAILRPFLPQLQANGTLDAQARLKGTLEKPTGSIQIKAANIKMLTGEAASLPVAQLISRTNLMGKNAQTHTHLQMGKKFDLSMNGLIPLNSNGKMDLNLEGKIDLGLGNAIAGAYGQQVKGNINLAMQIGGSFMEPIVNGTVQLFKGSFRDYAQGTSIQDIQAKLVGKKDHITLESLTAKAGHGDIYANGQIGVFQPGIPVSLHMNMKNARPLVSDLLTAILDGDIDVSGMAKSKIDMKGTIRIKHAEINIPHSISSSVVPLKVIRPGDKIETESRPNLPGPIIGLDLTIKSAGQILVQGFGLFTDMAGALHITGTADAPSVAGGMKMQNGHIDLSGISLDFTRGVIGFQGSNVDRKIDPSLDFEVKKTVEGNTARLLITGFASSPKITLTSSPPLSQDRVLAILLFGVDSQSLSATQMAEIGLALATLGGQSAGIDPLGTVRKSLGLDRLSLGGGSRSNENGGSNNGASVAAGKYVAKGVYIGAKQSTGNAGTQAEMQIDITKHLKATATVGTGKDNSRFVTPDNDPGSNVGLLYEFDY; encoded by the coding sequence ATGTCTCAATCTAGTAAGGAACCTGAAAAGAAGCAATCCATTGACAAAGTGCCAAGGAATATAAAGGTTAGAAAAGTCAAATATTCTATAATCAAGAGTATATTATGGTTTCTGGCAAGCATACTCATATTGCTTGTAGCTATGGTTTTTGCATTATTCATTTATCTTAATACGCAGAGTGGAAAAGAATTTCTTTCAGATAAAATTGATGTTTGGACCGATCATTCCATAAATGTTAAGGGAATTCACGGGAATTTTCCTAATCATCTGATTGTTGAAGAAATCACGTTGAAAAAATTGCCATCAACGGATAAACCGTGGTTAATATTAAAAAAAGTCAAACTTGATTGGTCTTTTTTTGAATTACTGTATAAAAAATTATTTATTCAAAGTCTTTTGGCTGAAGAAATTGATATTGAGGATTTACCAAAATCCACACAATCACCAGACGCATCATATTCCACATCATCCGATTTGTCATTTTTATGGTTGTTTGCCTCGATTAACCATTTACAAATTAATAAATTGCATCTTGCTCAGACAATTTTTTCAAAAACGTTAGATTTAAAGGTTAACGGAAAACTATCGACTTCTAATATATTATTCTTTCTAGATGAATTTAAACTGAATGCATTGCCTGACACAAATCTGGAGCTTGATGGTGAAGAACTTAATAAATCAACAAATCTTTCCTTGAAGTTAACAGTTAAAAATCATCAGGTTTCAAAAGGACAGTTAACTTTTTTGGCAAAATCCAATCCAGATGGAATTCTTGAACGTTTATTAAAGTCCGATCAATTAACTCCCTTATCATTTAATTTGTCGCTTGATGGACCGTTTGATTCATTGAATACAAAAATGGAACTGAAATCAAATCAGACGTATTTAAGGGAAAATGGACATATTGACCTTAATCATTCAAAAATGAATGTTGATTTATCCGGTCATTCTCCAGCAGTGACCTTGAATCCGCAAATTCATTGGGATGGATGGGATCTAGATGCCAGATTGACTGGATTATTGACAAAACCAATCGGTCAGGGAAAATTCAAACTGGTCAATCTAGCGGCTGGTAAAACGTTTTTGAATAATCTTATTGTTTCTTTTTCGGGAGAGCAAAATGATGATTTGCAAGCCATAAATTCAAGGCAAATCGATAGAGCTCATATACATTTAATTGCAGAGGGGTTGCGTGTTCCCGGAAAACATCCAATGATGTTTGCCAAAGTCCCAATTATAGCTGATGCTGTATATGGAATAAATGAACCTGAACAATCAATTGATTTTCGAGTTCAACATGATCTTGTGAAGGCTGTGGGACATATCTTTTTTTACCCTGTCTTAAAAGGATCAATTGATCTGGCTCTACCACATTTAAGTGATATAGCCGAATTGACAGGTGTTAGGTTGGGAGGTCAATCAGTATTCAATCTTGCTTTTACAATGCCAGAGCATGCAGATAATCCAATTGTATTTGATTTGGATGGTCCCATACAGGTTAATCAAGGATTACCTGCAATGGTAAATATGGTTGGATCCAAGGGACATCTTGGTATTCATGCACGTATTTTCCATAAAGAAAAACCTGATATCTATTTGGATAATTTGACAATATCAGGTCAAAATTTATCAATTCAAGGTAATGGACATTTATTGGATCAACAGGTCAGGGCGGTTGTTAATCTTAATATAGATAATCTTATGGCACTTTCCCCGTTATTGACGGGTCAGGGAAAGGCGGTTTTAAAAGCTGATGGATCTCTGGAAGATCTGGGTTTGAGATTTGAAATGGCTACTAAATTTCAAACATCATCAAAAAGAGATTATGCAATAGCGCCAAGCGATTTAAAAATGAAGGCTGAGCTGAATCATTTATTTGCGCTACCAACGCTTTTGGTATCCTTGAATGGAAATCTTGACCGTTCACCGATAGAAATGGAACTGTTGGCAAGTCAAAAGAAAAATACTGATAATTATTATTTTAATTTAAGAAAATTGAATTGGCGATCCTTGAATGGTCTCGCTGATTTTAGTATTTCCGGTAAAAATATAATTCCTAATGGTAACCTTGATATAAAAATAACTCGATTGGCCGATTTTAAAAAATTGGTTCGACAGAATATTGAAGGCAATCTTGCCTTACAAATTCATTCCTCACCGCATACAAACCAAAAATTATTCGTTAATGCAAGCAGCAAAGTGAATATGCCTAATTACAGGTTCAATAATTTGCTTTTAACGGGTTATATTGATTATCCATTAGATAAACCCTTAATCAATTTAAAGGCGCAAATTTCGGATTTTCAGCTTCCACAGGCAAAAGGTAATATCCAGTTAAGTGCCAATGGTTTTATCGATAACTTGAAAGTAGTGGCAAATGCTGATTTTCCTTCGTTAATGAAAAGTAAAGGTGCATTTGATACAGCACTATTGTTAGATTTGAAGAAAAAAAATGTTTTTTTGCAAAAACTGAATGCATTGGCAAAAGGTGAAAATATACACCTGACTGCTCCAGCCAAGGTGGATTTTGGGGAGAAAGTAGCCATAGATCATTTTCGTTTAACCTTGGCTCCTCCAAATGCGCCCTTGGCCATTATCGATTTGGCTGGAGTAATTATGCCAGCATTAAATTTGAATGCTAGTATTCAAAATGTGACTCCTGCCATTTTAAGACCTTTTTTACCTCAGTTACAGGCTAATGGAACCTTGGATGCCCAGGCCAGGTTAAAAGGGACGTTGGAAAAACCCACAGGTTCAATTCAAATTAAAGCAGCGAATATTAAAATGCTTACAGGAGAAGCCGCCTCTCTACCTGTTGCACAATTGATTTCTCGGACAAATTTGATGGGTAAAAATGCCCAAACGCATACGCATTTACAGATGGGAAAGAAATTTGATTTGAGTATGAATGGTTTAATACCTTTAAATTCAAATGGTAAGATGGATTTGAATCTTGAAGGGAAAATTGATTTGGGATTGGGAAATGCGATTGCGGGTGCCTATGGTCAGCAAGTCAAGGGCAATATCAATCTTGCCATGCAAATTGGGGGAAGTTTTATGGAACCGATTGTTAATGGAACTGTACAGCTTTTCAAAGGAAGTTTTAGAGATTACGCACAAGGGACAAGTATTCAGGATATACAGGCAAAGCTTGTTGGGAAAAAAGATCATATAACCCTTGAATCACTTACTGCCAAGGCGGGACATGGGGATATATATGCCAATGGACAAATTGGAGTTTTTCAACCGGGTATTCCCGTAAGCTTGCATATGAATATGAAAAATGCCCGTCCATTGGTTAGTGATTTGTTAACAGCCATTCTTGATGGTGATATCGATGTTAGTGGAATGGCAAAATCAAAAATTGATATGAAGGGAACAATTCGGATCAAACATGCCGAGATTAATATACCGCATTCTATTTCAAGTTCTGTTGTACCATTAAAAGTAATTCGTCCAGGTGACAAGATTGAAACAGAAAGCAGGCCAAATCTTCCAGGACCCATTATCGGTTTGGATTTAACCATTAAATCTGCCGGTCAAATCTTGGTTCAAGGTTTCGGACTGTTTACAGATATGGCAGGCGCATTGCATATCACTGGAACAGCTGATGCGCCTTCAGTTGCGGGGGGAATGAAGATGCAAAACGGTCATATTGATCTTTCAGGAATATCATTGGATTTCACAAGGGGTGTGATCGGGTTTCAGGGAAGTAATGTAGATCGCAAGATTGATCCCTCTCTGGATTTTGAGGTAAAAAAAACGGTTGAAGGAAACACGGCCAGATTATTGATTACAGGTTTTGCAAGTTCACCCAAAATCACGTTAACCTCTTCCCCTCCATTGTCACAAGACAGGGTTCTAGCCATTCTATTATTTGGTGTTGATTCACAAAGTCTTTCGGCAACCCAAATGGCAGAAATAGGATTGGCATTGGCAACGTTGGGTGGACAAAGTGCAGGGATTGATCCCTTGGGTACCGTGAGAAAAAGCCTTGGATTGGATCGACTTTCTTTAGGAGGGGGGAGTCGTAGCAATGAAAATGGAGGCTCCAATAATGGAGCAAGTGTTGCGGCAGGGAAGTATGTGGCAAAAGGTGTTTATATTGGTGCCAAACAATCTACAGGCAATGCAGGTACACAGGCCGAGATGCAGATTGATATCACCAAACACTTGAAAGCTACTGCAACGGTTGGTACGGGAAAAGACAATTCAAGATTTGTTACCCCAGATAATGATCCAGGTAGTAACGTGGGATTGCTTTATGAGTTTGATTATTAA
- the dld gene encoding D-lactate dehydrogenase, with the protein MFFQKKSISASHNTSNQNLIVQLTKISGSRNVITDPSKMGLYCNGFRYGSGKAIAIVTPEHILDQWNVVKACIESNVIIIMQAANTGLTGGSTPDGNDYDRDIVIINTMKMKKIYVINNGEQVICLPGATLNELEQKLRPYHRDPHSVIGSSCIGASVLGGISNNSGGALVQRGPAYTEMALYAQCNKEGKLELVNHLGVELGNTPEEILGRLDHGNFDHELIKQSDKCCSDHHYRDHVCEVDAPTPARYNADPNHLYEASGCAGKLSIFAVRLDTFPQEKETRVFYIGTNDPNDLTNIRYNMLSKKIVPISGEYIHQDAYNIAAIYGKDTFIFINCLGTAYIPQLFSLKNKFDFITNKIPFFPKHFSDKAMQFFSKLFPQHLPERMNEYAKKYEHHLLLKVGKEEIEPVRSHLKSYFKEKTSGSFFECNAEEGRKAFLHRFAVAGAAVRYRNVHTDTVENILAIDVALRRNDKEWVEHLPEEIEEPILHKLYYGHFFCHVFHQDYIIQKGYDVFALEEKMLRILDQRGAEYPAEHNVGHLYPAKDPLKNFYKDLDPCNAFNPGIGKTSKLKNWKE; encoded by the coding sequence ATGTTTTTTCAAAAAAAATCGATCTCTGCCTCTCATAATACATCCAATCAAAATTTGATTGTTCAATTAACAAAAATATCTGGAAGCAGAAACGTTATAACTGACCCATCCAAAATGGGATTATATTGTAATGGTTTTCGATATGGATCTGGGAAAGCAATAGCAATTGTAACGCCAGAGCATATTCTGGATCAGTGGAATGTTGTCAAGGCCTGTATAGAATCAAATGTAATAATTATCATGCAGGCCGCCAATACTGGATTGACCGGTGGATCTACCCCCGATGGCAATGATTATGATCGTGACATTGTCATTATTAACACCATGAAAATGAAAAAAATTTATGTGATTAATAATGGTGAGCAGGTAATATGTCTTCCCGGGGCGACTTTAAATGAACTTGAACAAAAATTAAGGCCCTATCATCGTGATCCTCATTCTGTAATCGGATCATCTTGCATCGGTGCTTCAGTTCTTGGAGGAATAAGCAATAATTCTGGTGGAGCATTGGTTCAGCGAGGCCCCGCCTATACCGAGATGGCCCTTTATGCCCAATGTAACAAAGAGGGTAAATTAGAACTTGTTAATCATCTTGGCGTTGAGTTGGGAAACACACCTGAGGAAATTCTGGGACGACTTGATCACGGTAATTTTGATCATGAATTGATAAAACAATCTGATAAATGCTGTTCAGACCATCATTATAGGGATCATGTCTGCGAAGTTGATGCCCCTACACCCGCCCGTTATAATGCCGATCCCAATCATTTATATGAAGCCTCTGGATGTGCCGGTAAACTCTCAATTTTTGCTGTACGCCTTGATACATTTCCACAGGAAAAGGAAACAAGAGTTTTTTATATCGGTACAAACGATCCAAATGATCTTACCAATATTCGATATAATATGCTCAGCAAGAAAATAGTTCCCATATCCGGTGAGTATATCCATCAAGATGCTTACAATATTGCCGCTATTTACGGAAAAGATACATTCATTTTTATAAATTGTCTGGGTACTGCATATATTCCACAATTATTCTCCCTGAAAAACAAATTTGATTTTATTACAAATAAAATCCCGTTTTTCCCAAAACATTTCAGTGACAAGGCAATGCAGTTTTTTAGTAAATTATTTCCTCAGCATTTGCCGGAACGAATGAACGAATATGCAAAAAAATATGAACATCATTTGCTATTGAAAGTGGGCAAAGAAGAAATTGAACCTGTTCGTTCCCATTTAAAATCTTATTTTAAGGAAAAAACATCGGGTAGCTTTTTTGAATGCAATGCCGAAGAAGGTCGCAAAGCATTCCTGCATCGCTTTGCCGTGGCAGGCGCTGCTGTTCGTTACAGGAATGTCCATACGGATACGGTTGAAAATATTCTGGCCATTGATGTTGCCCTACGCCGTAATGATAAAGAATGGGTGGAACATTTGCCTGAAGAAATAGAAGAACCAATTCTCCATAAATTATATTACGGTCATTTCTTTTGTCACGTTTTTCATCAGGATTATATTATTCAAAAAGGATATGATGTATTTGCACTTGAAGAAAAAATGTTGAGAATTCTTGATCAAAGAGGAGCGGAATATCCCGCTGAACATAATGTCGGTCATCTTTACCCCGCTAAAGATCCTTTGAAGAATTTTTACAAAGATCTTGATCCTTGCAATGCTTTCAATCCTGGCATTGGAAAAACTAGCAAATTAAAAAACTGGAAAGAATAA
- a CDS encoding CarD family transcriptional regulator, giving the protein MSVLKNSSKGGVTDEMAQAAVAETAAQQSNSKTSFPFQEGDAIVYAAHGVGRIDRIGVEEIAGTKLEMIQISFPDNQMTLRIPLDKAKKAGLRKIASREIVGKAMSIIKSKPQISKGMWARRALVYQEKINSGDLMQIAEVLRDLRRNADSLDGSFSERKLFEAAQDRFVTEVAVLESKKPEDVLNELTNVMKTA; this is encoded by the coding sequence ATGAGTGTATTGAAAAATTCTTCCAAAGGTGGTGTAACCGACGAAATGGCTCAAGCAGCCGTCGCAGAAACCGCCGCACAACAATCCAATAGTAAAACCTCTTTTCCTTTTCAAGAAGGCGATGCCATTGTTTATGCTGCACATGGTGTAGGCCGAATTGATCGTATTGGCGTGGAAGAGATTGCAGGCACGAAACTGGAAATGATCCAGATCTCTTTTCCAGATAATCAGATGACCCTGCGTATCCCTTTAGATAAAGCAAAAAAAGCTGGATTACGCAAAATTGCTTCCCGTGAAATTGTCGGAAAAGCCATGTCAATTATTAAAAGCAAGCCGCAAATCAGCAAAGGTATGTGGGCAAGACGGGCTTTGGTTTACCAGGAAAAAATCAATTCTGGTGATCTGATGCAGATTGCTGAAGTTTTAAGGGATCTACGCAGAAATGCTGACAGTCTCGATGGCAGTTTTAGCGAAAGAAAACTATTTGAAGCGGCTCAAGACCGTTTTGTAACCGAGGTGGCCGTTTTGGAATCAAAAAAACCAGAAGACGTTCTCAACGAATTAACAAACGTGATGAAAACAGCTTAG
- a CDS encoding bestrophin family protein codes for MIVNPKRGLLFLIQTSFKPLLILFIWDMLVVIGYKIFNLHWFDQSALPTALIGSVLVLFMNFRNNTAYNRWWEARIHWGSVTNNCRSFARQCMSILDSKPELIYAMAGYAYSLSYHLRNKNSLTSYNVKKILPHSIQTYIKNQRNQPNGILVQIGYMVTQESRQKNIDGALHSQIDRILSDLANAQGALERIKNTPLSIQFSTLPRLLSEVICIILPFSMVDTLGWITPLGSALVGFLFLALDRIGNDLQDPFDESPHSLPMLTMSRSIEIDLLEQINQSSQRPIPSINGIQW; via the coding sequence ATGATTGTAAACCCGAAACGTGGACTTCTTTTTCTTATACAGACAAGTTTTAAACCTTTACTCATTTTATTTATTTGGGACATGCTAGTCGTCATTGGATATAAAATTTTTAATCTACACTGGTTTGATCAATCAGCATTACCAACCGCCCTGATTGGATCTGTGCTCGTCCTTTTTATGAATTTCAGAAACAATACGGCATATAATCGATGGTGGGAGGCACGTATACATTGGGGATCAGTCACAAATAACTGTCGATCATTTGCCAGGCAATGCATGAGTATTCTCGATAGCAAACCCGAGCTTATATATGCCATGGCCGGATATGCATACAGTCTATCCTATCATTTAAGAAATAAAAATTCCCTGACCAGTTATAATGTAAAAAAAATATTGCCCCATTCCATTCAAACCTATATTAAAAATCAGCGCAACCAGCCTAATGGCATTCTTGTTCAGATCGGCTATATGGTAACCCAGGAAAGCCGCCAAAAAAATATTGACGGCGCCCTTCACTCTCAAATCGACAGAATTTTATCTGACTTGGCCAATGCACAAGGTGCCTTGGAAAGAATTAAAAATACACCCTTATCAATCCAGTTTTCCACCCTGCCCCGTTTACTAAGTGAAGTTATCTGCATCATTCTTCCTTTTTCAATGGTGGATACACTTGGGTGGATCACACCATTAGGGTCCGCACTTGTGGGTTTTTTATTTTTGGCTCTGGACCGAATTGGAAATGATTTGCAAGATCCCTTTGATGAAAGTCCGCATTCCTTGCCCATGTTAACAATGTCACGCAGCATCGAGATCGATTTGCTTGAACAAATCAATCAATCTTCTCAACGCCCTATTCCTTCCATTAACGGAATTCAATGGTAA
- a CDS encoding GNAT family N-acetyltransferase, which produces MSIRFNVYQQPIGQALPSWKKAKLPKKETITGQYCRLERINVRQHALQLYDAFFNGTDKGLWTYLLSGPFNDFNEYREWLLKLENIKDPFHYAILDKNSNQAIGSIALMRIDPTNGVIEIGSVIFSGRLKKTTMATEAIYLLMKYAFEELGYRRLEWKCDTLNAPSRAAALRYGFTFEGIFRQALVIHGRNRDTAWYSILDLEFPKLSKAFNDWLDPDNFDSEGIQKKSLQKLMNYYVK; this is translated from the coding sequence ATGTCGATCCGTTTTAATGTTTATCAACAACCGATTGGTCAAGCTCTTCCTTCATGGAAAAAAGCAAAGCTTCCCAAAAAAGAAACAATCACGGGACAATATTGCCGGCTTGAACGCATAAATGTCAGACAACATGCTTTGCAACTTTATGATGCCTTTTTTAACGGTACTGATAAAGGGCTATGGACCTATCTTTTATCCGGCCCGTTTAATGACTTTAATGAATATCGGGAATGGCTACTTAAATTAGAAAATATCAAAGATCCATTTCATTATGCAATTCTTGACAAGAATTCCAATCAAGCAATCGGTTCAATTGCTCTCATGCGAATAGATCCAACAAATGGTGTGATAGAAATTGGTAGCGTTATTTTTTCTGGACGATTAAAAAAAACAACAATGGCCACGGAGGCAATCTATCTTTTAATGAAATATGCATTCGAGGAACTTGGTTATCGTCGTCTTGAATGGAAATGTGATACCTTAAATGCACCCTCTCGTGCTGCGGCATTACGCTATGGTTTCACATTCGAGGGAATATTCCGTCAAGCTTTGGTTATTCATGGCCGTAACCGGGATACAGCATGGTATTCAATTCTTGACCTTGAATTTCCAAAACTCTCCAAGGCATTTAATGACTGGCTTGATCCTGACAATTTTGATTCTGAAGGAATTCAGAAGAAATCCTTGCAAAAATTGATGAATTATTATGTTAAGTAA